A region of Vitis vinifera cultivar Pinot Noir 40024 chromosome 13, ASM3070453v1 DNA encodes the following proteins:
- the LOC104881240 gene encoding LOW QUALITY PROTEIN: phenylacetaldehyde reductase (The sequence of the model RefSeq protein was modified relative to this genomic sequence to represent the inferred CDS: deleted 1 base in 1 codon) has translation MSGQGKVVCVTGASGYIASWLVKLLLQCGYTVKATVRDPNDPKKTEHLLALEGAKERLHLFKANLLEEGSFDSVVDGCDGVFHTASPVVMIVDDPQAQLIDPALEGTMSVLGSCAKVPSVKRVVVTSSMASVAFNGKPLAPDVLVDESWFSDPVFCEKSKLWYMLSKTLAEEAAWKFAKENGIDMVTINPRGGGGGGGGVLIGPLLQPTLNLSVEEVLKLLKGTLQQLMRISFLCLSFCSSSNTCFTSILSQLYPTALQMETQKFKSKLINKPSQDFHSST, from the exons ATGAGCGGGCAAGGCAAGGTGGTGTGCGTGACCGGAGCTTCTGGGTACATAGCCTCATGGCTGGTGAAGCTCCTGCTCCAATGCGGCTACACCGTCAAAGCCACAGTTCGAGACCCAA ATGATCCAAAGAAGACAGAACACTTGCTTGCACTTGAAGGTGCTAAAGAAAGGCTTCATTTGTTTAAAGCAAACTTACTTGAAGAAGGATCCTTTGATTCTGTGGTTGATGGATGTGATGGAGTATTTCATACAGCATCCCCAGTTGTGATGATAGTTGACGATCCCCAG GCACAACTAATTGACCCAGCACTAGAAGGAACAATGAGCGTTCTAGGATCTTGTGCAAAAGTTCCATCTGTCAAAAGAGTAGTTGTAACATCATCTATGGCTTCAGTTGCATTCAATGGGAAACCTCTAGCTCCTGATGTGCTAGTTGATGAGAGTTGGTTTTCAGATCCAGTTTTCTGTGAGAAATCAAAG CTATGGTATATGCTTTCAAAGACATTAGCTGAGGAGGCTGCTTGGAAGTTTGCAAAAGAGAACGGGATTGACATGGTTACAATAAATccg agggggggggggggggggggggggggggttttgATTGGGCCTCTCTTACAGCCTACTCTTAATCTAAGTGTGGAggaagttctgaagctactaaAAGGTACTCTTCAACAATTGATGAGAAtctcttttttatgtttatcttTCTGCTCCAGTAGCAATACATGCTTCACTTCAATATTGAGTCAACTCTATCCAACAGCCCTGCAAATGGAAACTCAGAAGTTTAAATCGAAACTTATCAATAAACCGTCACAAGACTTCCACAGTTCCACATAA